The following are from one region of the Candidatus Trichorickettsia mobilis genome:
- the secA gene encoding preprotein translocase subunit SecA, giving the protein MFSILKKFIGTANDRIIKKLRPEVIKINQLEPQIQALSDQQLKDKTAEFKHRVAQGNALDSLIYEAFAVVREAARRVHGTRHFDVQLIGGLILHQNMVAEMRTGEGKTLVSTLPAYLNALTGKGVHIVTVNDYLAKRDSEWMGKIYEFLGLSVGCIISNMSDADRRHAYLQDITYATNNELGFDFLRDNMKYSEETRVLRPCNFAIIDEVDSILIDEARTPLIISGPVDDNSTLYNEINTLVRQLTTADYEKDEKLRTVNLTESGINQLESAMVAQSLITKNSSLYDFENLSLVHYVNQALKAHTLFNANVDYIVQEGKVMIIDEMTGRIMEGRRYSEGLHQALEAKEGVKVQNENQTLASITFQNYFRMYPKLSGMTGTAMTEAAELKDIYNLEVVAVPTHHPVQRIDYDDEIYGSKQDKYEAILKLIKDCYERAQPVLVGTVSIEKSEELSTILKKHKIKHNILNAKFHEQEAYIIAQAGRPKAVTIATNMAGRGTDIRLGGNEDMLVDQLDSQSLTAEEYKATVDKIKQQIMEDKRQVIAAGGLFVIGTERHESRRIDNQLRGRSGRQGDPGSTKFFLSLEDDLMRIFASDRISGILRTLGLKGGEAIHHPMISRSLEKAQQKVEAHNYEIRKNLLRFDDVMSDQRKIVYEQRNEIILANDAGYFFDNMTEQAIESIVLSFIKPKSYREDWDLHALAGELLRVFSIKFDIATIQNENVTEVEIIKKITEMVHDLYEMKRSNYGVDIMRDAVKYILLTTLDQVWKDHLHNLDYLRQGISLRAYGQKDPLNEYKREAFTLFEHMLVCLRELFVQRVSYLHIDAQHLDRNTLSLAHKRLQKMSETREDPAFSKYNSGASIETALQPIKAYVDPKDRVQDDPTSWGKIARNELCPCGSEKKYKHCHGTR; this is encoded by the coding sequence ATGTTTTCGATACTAAAAAAATTCATCGGCACTGCTAATGACCGCATAATTAAAAAATTACGTCCAGAAGTCATCAAAATTAACCAATTAGAGCCTCAAATACAAGCATTATCTGATCAACAACTAAAAGATAAAACTGCTGAATTCAAACATAGAGTTGCGCAAGGCAATGCTTTAGACAGCTTGATTTATGAAGCATTTGCAGTAGTACGAGAGGCAGCAAGGCGAGTGCATGGGACAAGACACTTCGATGTGCAGTTAATTGGTGGGTTGATATTACATCAAAATATGGTGGCAGAAATGCGCACTGGCGAAGGAAAGACTCTGGTATCCACATTGCCGGCATATTTAAATGCTTTGACTGGAAAAGGTGTGCATATTGTAACGGTAAATGATTATTTGGCAAAACGTGATTCTGAATGGATGGGTAAAATTTATGAATTTCTTGGTCTATCTGTGGGATGTATTATTAGCAATATGAGCGACGCAGACCGACGTCATGCTTATTTACAGGATATTACATATGCTACAAATAATGAGTTGGGTTTTGATTTTTTACGAGATAATATGAAATACAGCGAAGAAACCAGAGTTCTGCGTCCCTGTAATTTTGCGATTATTGATGAAGTAGATTCAATTCTAATTGATGAAGCACGAACACCATTAATTATCTCAGGACCTGTAGATGATAATTCTACACTTTATAATGAAATTAATACGTTAGTTCGACAGTTAACAACTGCTGACTATGAAAAAGATGAAAAACTGCGCACAGTGAATTTAACTGAGAGTGGTATTAATCAGCTGGAATCAGCAATGGTTGCACAAAGTTTGATTACTAAAAATAGTAGCTTATATGACTTTGAGAATCTAAGTCTAGTTCATTATGTTAATCAGGCGCTTAAGGCTCATACATTGTTTAATGCTAATGTCGATTATATCGTGCAAGAAGGCAAAGTAATGATTATTGATGAGATGACCGGCCGGATAATGGAAGGGAGGAGATATTCGGAAGGCCTGCATCAAGCACTGGAAGCCAAAGAAGGAGTTAAGGTTCAAAATGAAAACCAAACATTAGCTTCCATAACCTTTCAGAATTATTTTAGAATGTATCCTAAACTGTCAGGAATGACCGGTACGGCAATGACTGAGGCGGCAGAATTAAAAGATATATATAATCTTGAAGTAGTGGCAGTGCCTACCCATCATCCGGTACAGAGGATTGATTATGATGATGAGATTTATGGTAGTAAGCAAGATAAGTATGAAGCAATTTTAAAATTGATTAAAGATTGTTATGAACGCGCGCAACCGGTGCTTGTTGGTACTGTGAGCATTGAGAAATCAGAAGAATTATCGACAATACTTAAAAAGCATAAAATTAAACATAACATATTAAATGCAAAATTTCATGAACAGGAAGCTTATATTATTGCGCAAGCAGGAAGGCCGAAAGCAGTAACCATTGCTACTAACATGGCAGGGCGTGGTACTGATATTAGGCTCGGTGGTAATGAGGATATGCTAGTAGATCAACTAGATTCACAGAGTTTAACAGCAGAAGAATATAAAGCGACGGTAGATAAAATTAAGCAACAAATCATGGAAGACAAACGACAAGTAATTGCTGCTGGTGGTTTGTTTGTTATTGGTACTGAGAGGCATGAAAGTCGTAGGATCGACAATCAGTTAAGAGGTCGATCTGGTAGACAAGGAGATCCAGGAAGCACTAAATTTTTCCTATCACTAGAAGATGATTTGATGCGTATTTTTGCTTCAGACCGTATTTCTGGAATCCTTCGTACATTAGGTTTAAAAGGAGGAGAAGCTATTCACCATCCAATGATTAGTCGTTCACTGGAAAAAGCACAACAAAAAGTAGAAGCGCACAATTATGAGATTCGTAAAAATCTTTTGCGTTTTGATGATGTAATGAGTGATCAACGAAAAATAGTTTATGAACAGAGAAATGAAATTATTCTAGCCAATGATGCAGGCTATTTTTTTGATAACATGACAGAGCAAGCGATAGAGAGTATCGTCTTATCATTTATTAAACCAAAATCATATCGAGAAGATTGGGATTTGCATGCTTTAGCTGGTGAGTTATTACGTGTATTTTCTATAAAATTTGATATAGCAACTATTCAAAATGAGAATGTTACTGAGGTCGAAATTATCAAAAAAATTACCGAAATGGTTCATGATCTTTATGAAATGAAACGTAGTAATTATGGCGTCGATATTATGCGAGATGCGGTTAAGTATATTTTGCTGACCACTCTTGATCAGGTTTGGAAGGATCACTTACATAATCTTGATTATTTAAGGCAAGGAATTTCGCTCAGAGCATACGGGCAGAAAGATCCTTTAAATGAATATAAGAGAGAGGCTTTTACGTTGTTTGAACATATGTTAGTATGTTTAAGAGAGCTTTTTGTCCAGAGAGTAAGTTATTTACATATAGATGCACAACATTTAGATCGTAATACACTGTCACTAGCGCATAAGCGACTACAGAAAATGAGTGAAACTAGAGAGGATCCAGCATTTTCTAAATATAATTCCGGCGCTAGTATAGAAACTGCCTTGCAACCAATTAAAGCTTACGTCGATCCTAAAGATAGAGTGCAAGATGATCCCACTAGCTGGGGTAAGATTGCACGAAATGAGCTGTGTCCTTGTGGGTCAGAAAAAAAATACAAACATTGCCATGGTACGAGGTGA
- a CDS encoding peptidylprolyl isomerase, translated as MKKLAIILLSASLTYNVAFAENDPIVATYKGGEVRESQIMQQFKPALDMQPGNKDKKFSEFDRNLQEALVRGYINVQLLNQEAKALGIETAKEFQEKLNNVKTQLLQQELIERQVKAVVTDAMIDAEYKKLVESLKGQEEIKVSHILVDSEEKAKEIKKKLSKGAKFSALVKEFSSDEGSKANNGEIGYITKGQLVPEFEAKAFSMKVKEISDPVKTQFGWHIIQVLDKRAAQVPTAETEKPNITSRLSREAVEKYFTDLASKADIKLNLPKSETTPEANKTAPVPATAEPTK; from the coding sequence ATGAAAAAATTAGCAATAATTCTCTTATCAGCTAGTCTAACCTACAACGTAGCTTTTGCAGAAAATGATCCTATTGTTGCAACATATAAGGGTGGAGAAGTGCGGGAATCGCAAATAATGCAGCAATTTAAACCAGCATTAGATATGCAGCCTGGAAATAAGGATAAAAAATTCTCGGAATTTGATCGAAATTTACAAGAAGCACTAGTTCGCGGCTATATCAATGTCCAGCTTCTTAATCAGGAAGCCAAGGCTCTTGGAATTGAAACTGCAAAAGAATTTCAGGAAAAATTAAATAATGTTAAAACTCAGTTGCTGCAACAAGAGCTTATTGAACGTCAAGTAAAAGCAGTAGTTACTGATGCAATGATTGATGCTGAATATAAAAAACTAGTTGAGAGTTTAAAAGGTCAGGAAGAAATAAAAGTTAGCCATATCTTAGTTGATAGCGAAGAGAAAGCTAAAGAAATCAAAAAGAAATTAAGTAAAGGTGCTAAATTTTCAGCATTAGTCAAAGAGTTCTCTAGTGATGAAGGTTCAAAAGCAAATAACGGCGAAATTGGCTATATTACTAAAGGTCAGTTAGTTCCTGAATTTGAAGCTAAAGCCTTTTCCATGAAAGTTAAAGAAATTTCTGATCCAGTAAAAACTCAATTTGGATGGCACATCATTCAAGTGCTTGATAAGAGAGCCGCACAAGTGCCAACAGCAGAAACTGAAAAACCTAATATAACTTCTAGGCTTAGTAGAGAAGCTGTAGAAAAATACTTTACTGATCTAGCAAGTAAAGCTGATATTAAGTTAAATTTGCCAAAATCAGAAACTACGCCTGAAGCAAATAAAACAGCGCCAGTTCCTGCTACTGCTGAACCTACAAAGTAA
- the lpxK gene encoding tetraacyldisaccharide 4'-kinase has protein sequence MFKLNYPKFWYSRNIVACLLWLPSKLYFTLGVIRHYFAKPTTFPAPVICIGNASIGGTGKTQIVIWLIKLLKAKNINAIVITKAYKSSVKTALLVQKHHTAHDVGDESLLISKYTTVIAAAKIQSALVLVESLNPEVIIVDDGLQNPNFTKDFTILSVDGHRGFGNGWLIPAGPLRQYPSTAFDIANVVIILEGTDNTTLQQTMFFCSKPIFNATSIVNINLDKTKTYFAFCAIGNPDRFFNTLQANGITLAGFKTFPDHHHYSDDDCKYLQNQARNLHATLITTSKDHVKIYNKLLVENLEIELSINNQELLQDLIYEKIFKKDKAYN, from the coding sequence GTGTTCAAACTCAATTATCCTAAATTCTGGTATAGCAGAAATATTGTTGCTTGCTTATTATGGTTACCCAGTAAACTCTATTTTACTCTTGGAGTAATTAGGCATTATTTTGCAAAGCCGACAACATTCCCGGCACCAGTGATTTGCATTGGGAATGCTAGTATTGGCGGAACTGGTAAAACTCAAATAGTAATTTGGTTAATTAAATTACTAAAGGCAAAAAATATTAATGCCATAGTCATTACTAAAGCTTATAAAAGTTCAGTAAAAACTGCGCTTTTAGTTCAAAAACACCATACTGCCCATGATGTAGGTGATGAATCATTGTTAATTTCAAAATATACTACAGTTATTGCAGCAGCAAAAATCCAAAGCGCTTTAGTTCTTGTTGAATCTTTAAATCCTGAAGTAATAATAGTTGATGACGGCCTACAGAATCCAAATTTCACTAAAGACTTCACTATTTTATCAGTTGATGGTCACAGAGGGTTTGGTAATGGTTGGCTTATACCAGCAGGCCCGTTACGTCAATACCCATCTACAGCTTTTGATATTGCTAATGTAGTTATTATATTAGAAGGTACTGATAATACCACATTACAACAAACAATGTTCTTTTGTAGTAAACCAATATTTAATGCTACTAGTATTGTTAACATTAATTTAGATAAAACTAAAACTTATTTTGCTTTCTGTGCTATAGGCAATCCTGATCGTTTTTTTAATACACTGCAAGCAAACGGAATAACACTTGCAGGATTCAAGACATTCCCAGATCATCATCATTACTCCGATGATGATTGTAAATATTTACAAAATCAAGCCCGTAACTTGCATGCTACTTTAATTACTACTAGCAAAGATCATGTTAAAATCTACAATAAATTATTAGTTGAGAATCTTGAAATTGAATTATCTATTAACAATCAAGAATTATTACAAGATTTAATATATGAAAAAATTTTTAAGAAAGATAAAGCATATAATTGA
- a CDS encoding lipid A biosynthesis lauroyl acyltransferase (Acylates the intermediate (KDO)2-lipid IVA to form (KDO)2-(lauroyl)-lipid IVA), with amino-acid sequence MKKFLRKIKHIIEYVLFLAIINLLKLFGIDRSANLCSTLAKKIGPLLPVTHIAKKNLQAVFSDSINHQQVINELWDNFGRFIGEFPYIPDISEIEISKRVEIEGIEHIAELQRLSKPFLLFTGHFANWDFALKIINKLYYKFAIVYRKANNPYINSVINNCRASNNIALIAKGPQGAKDLIRAMKSGHSIAMLVDQKMNDGIKVPFFGKPAMTAHAIAKFALQFKYPIIPCQIIRTTGSYFKIIIHSPLQYEQTNDLNIDCYNIMLKINQILEEWIKQRPGQWFWFHNRW; translated from the coding sequence ATGAAAAAATTTTTAAGAAAGATAAAGCATATAATTGAATATGTGTTATTTTTAGCAATCATAAACTTACTTAAGCTTTTTGGTATAGATAGGTCGGCAAATTTATGTAGTACACTCGCAAAAAAAATTGGCCCATTATTACCAGTCACTCATATTGCTAAAAAAAACCTACAGGCTGTATTTAGTGATAGTATAAATCATCAACAAGTAATTAATGAGTTATGGGATAATTTCGGCCGTTTTATTGGTGAATTTCCTTATATACCAGATATTTCCGAGATTGAAATTTCAAAAAGAGTGGAAATAGAGGGGATAGAGCATATAGCAGAACTACAAAGACTATCTAAACCTTTCTTGCTATTTACCGGACATTTTGCAAACTGGGATTTTGCACTTAAGATAATCAATAAACTATATTATAAATTTGCCATAGTTTATCGAAAAGCAAATAATCCATATATTAATAGTGTGATTAATAATTGCCGAGCTAGTAATAATATAGCTTTGATTGCCAAGGGACCGCAAGGAGCAAAAGATCTAATCCGAGCAATGAAATCCGGGCATTCAATTGCCATGCTCGTTGATCAAAAAATGAATGATGGTATTAAGGTACCTTTTTTTGGTAAGCCAGCAATGACCGCTCATGCTATTGCCAAGTTTGCTCTACAGTTTAAATATCCTATTATCCCTTGCCAAATTATCAGGACGACTGGCAGCTATTTTAAAATTATTATCCATTCCCCATTACAATACGAACAAACAAACGATCTCAATATTGATTGTTATAATATTATGTTAAAAATTAATCAAATACTAGAGGAATGGATCAAACAACGTCCTGGTCAATGGTTCTGGTTTCATAATAGATGGTGA
- a CDS encoding ABC transporter ATP-binding protein/permease, with protein MSLFTRCYKLTIGFFKEEKKTIAILGIISLIIFELFTVFLIVRFNQWYADFYNSLQDLNKEKFKQQLLFFVILAAIYISNALLKIALKMWYSMEWRSWMTSKYLNLWLVNHNYCVTKILGKEVDNPDQRISQDISEFATIMVSLFLGVLNAITTIISFIAILWSLSELLEFNVLGIEIKLRGYLVWVALLYSLLGTYCIHWLGKSLSELLFKQEKKEADFRYQMIRIRENAESIAIYNAIDFEKNGVLGKFALIIKNTKNIIFRQMKITSFVSFYQQFALILPFIVLAPRYFIGKITLGVLMQIVDSFRRMEEALSWIISSYTDIANLSAIIGRLEGFGTSVDFNDSLIQDKKLNFINNREGSVIFENLKIYLPDNKLLLSCDNLQLRKARYLIAGISGSGKSTLLKTMRNLWPYAEGNISFPDNATAMFIPQKTYMPLGSLRSALSYPLIQYNDDNNIQKLLALLGLQHLQDKLDEINEWSRILSLGEQQKLAFIRCVLNKPDMIFLDEATSALDLLSEKAAYELLTKNLPDKLIVSIAHKNTLTAYHDVVITIKDKSLQIASSDV; from the coding sequence ATGAGCCTTTTTACTAGATGCTATAAACTTACTATAGGTTTTTTTAAAGAAGAGAAAAAAACAATCGCTATATTAGGAATAATATCATTAATAATCTTTGAATTATTTACGGTTTTCTTAATAGTAAGATTTAATCAATGGTATGCTGATTTCTATAATAGCTTGCAAGACTTAAACAAAGAAAAGTTTAAGCAGCAATTATTATTTTTTGTTATTTTAGCTGCAATTTATATAAGCAATGCGCTATTAAAAATTGCACTAAAAATGTGGTATAGTATGGAATGGCGTAGTTGGATGACTAGTAAATATTTAAATTTATGGCTAGTTAACCATAATTATTGTGTTACCAAGATTTTAGGTAAAGAAGTAGATAATCCTGATCAGCGTATTTCTCAGGATATATCAGAATTTGCAACGATTATGGTGAGTTTGTTTTTAGGGGTATTAAATGCTATTACCACAATTATCAGTTTTATCGCCATATTATGGTCACTTTCTGAGCTATTGGAGTTTAATGTACTTGGTATAGAAATTAAATTACGTGGATATCTTGTGTGGGTAGCGTTATTATATTCACTATTAGGCACCTACTGCATTCATTGGTTAGGAAAATCTCTATCTGAGTTATTATTCAAACAGGAAAAAAAAGAAGCGGATTTTAGATATCAGATGATTAGGATCAGAGAAAATGCAGAATCAATAGCGATATATAATGCTATTGATTTTGAGAAAAATGGTGTGCTAGGTAAATTTGCTCTAATTATTAAAAATACAAAAAATATAATATTTAGACAAATGAAGATCACGAGCTTTGTTTCATTTTATCAACAATTTGCACTAATTTTACCGTTTATTGTATTAGCTCCAAGGTATTTTATCGGTAAAATTACCTTAGGTGTATTAATGCAGATCGTAGATTCGTTCAGACGAATGGAAGAAGCGTTATCATGGATAATTAGTTCATATACTGACATAGCAAATCTAAGTGCGATAATCGGTAGATTAGAAGGGTTTGGCACTAGCGTAGATTTTAATGATAGCTTAATTCAGGACAAGAAATTGAACTTTATTAATAATCGAGAAGGTAGTGTAATATTTGAAAATCTAAAAATCTATTTACCAGATAATAAATTACTATTGAGTTGTGATAATTTACAATTGAGAAAAGCTAGGTATTTGATAGCAGGTATTTCAGGTAGTGGCAAAAGCACTTTATTGAAAACTATGCGAAATTTATGGCCATATGCTGAAGGAAACATATCTTTTCCTGATAATGCCACAGCAATGTTTATACCACAAAAAACTTATATGCCTTTAGGTAGTTTAAGAAGCGCTTTATCATATCCATTAATACAATATAATGATGATAATAATATTCAAAAATTATTAGCGCTATTAGGTTTACAACATCTACAGGACAAGCTTGATGAAATCAATGAATGGAGTAGAATATTAAGTTTAGGTGAGCAACAAAAATTAGCTTTTATTAGATGTGTATTAAATAAACCAGATATGATATTTTTAGACGAGGCAACAAGTGCTTTGGATTTATTAAGTGAAAAAGCTGCTTATGAATTATTGACAAAGAATTTACCAGATAAATTGATTGTTTCTATCGCACACAAGAATACACTGACAGCATATCATGATGTGGTAATAACCATAAAAGATAAATCATTACAGATAGCGAGCTCTGACGTATAG
- a CDS encoding response regulator: MTKPSRLASSNQKKIYNILFVDDDQACHDVISLILNDPCYKVIHAYSAVEALEFVEQFYQRLGLILLDVTLRDINGYEVYRAIRNNPVSHNIPIVLQTGLTISESDLKQIIGVDEINVIYKPYTAKALLAVIHKLCILGEG, from the coding sequence ATGACGAAACCATCACGGTTAGCATCTTCCAATCAAAAAAAAATATATAACATTCTTTTTGTAGACGATGATCAAGCATGTCATGACGTAATATCTTTAATATTAAATGATCCATGCTATAAAGTAATTCATGCTTATAGTGCAGTTGAAGCTCTTGAGTTTGTAGAACAATTTTATCAAAGACTAGGACTAATTCTTTTGGATGTTACTTTACGTGATATTAATGGATATGAAGTATATCGTGCTATACGAAACAATCCAGTATCGCATAATATCCCAATAGTATTGCAGACTGGCCTTACAATTTCTGAGTCAGATTTAAAACAAATCATTGGCGTAGATGAAATCAATGTAATTTATAAACCGTATACAGCTAAAGCGCTACTTGCAGTCATTCATAAATTGTGTATACTCGGTGAAGGATGA
- a CDS encoding HAMP domain-containing sensor histidine kinase, translating into MTKNTACHFKAFYEFLKIGVTKTEKHAFIFGIVNIAGHLFFYIRNKYFYFVEYDNVILRVCGLFFSILLIIYNKCSAKSFNIVRLICLYASLVYLGPFFFTFMLLNNAASLEWQLNFLLWLALYILIMDWWNFVCIAVTGILLAMAIYLFNNDQVQFEYSLLYHTTLTSFCILLPSYFFTKNIKATEMERQTLLQNTMVMNVELQKRVVEVKQLLEAKTNLLNYISHEIRTPIHAIYNISQLVYENWEGMNDAECKKQVRNIANSSLFLTNLTTDLLDLSKFESGKMTYNFNKTDLVSLVRDVVRQCKILYLYGKRLNITFKTNDKAAFILGDRMQIIRLLMNLFSNAIKYTDTGTITAILQFVDKAEAHYWQFSLIDQGIGIPEHQLQSIFDAFNRGEQSSSNIVGTGLGLAICNEIIALIMELSGLRTILNRN; encoded by the coding sequence ATGACAAAGAATACTGCTTGTCATTTTAAAGCATTCTATGAATTTTTAAAAATAGGTGTTACTAAAACAGAAAAGCACGCATTCATTTTTGGTATAGTAAACATTGCAGGGCACTTATTTTTTTATATTAGAAATAAATATTTTTATTTTGTCGAATATGACAATGTCATACTGAGGGTTTGTGGATTATTTTTCTCTATCTTGTTAATTATATACAATAAGTGTTCTGCAAAATCTTTTAATATAGTACGACTTATTTGTTTATATGCAAGTTTAGTTTACCTAGGGCCATTTTTCTTCACCTTTATGTTATTAAATAATGCTGCTAGCTTGGAATGGCAGCTAAATTTTCTGCTATGGTTAGCTTTATATATATTAATAATGGATTGGTGGAACTTTGTTTGTATTGCTGTAACAGGCATTTTATTGGCTATGGCTATATATTTATTTAATAATGACCAAGTGCAATTTGAATATTCTTTATTATATCATACTACTTTAACTAGTTTTTGTATTTTATTACCTAGTTATTTTTTTACTAAAAATATTAAAGCTACTGAGATGGAGCGACAAACATTACTACAAAATACTATGGTAATGAATGTAGAATTACAAAAAAGAGTTGTAGAGGTAAAACAGTTATTAGAAGCAAAAACGAATTTATTAAATTATATTAGTCATGAAATACGTACGCCGATTCATGCTATTTATAATATATCACAGTTGGTATATGAGAATTGGGAAGGAATGAATGATGCTGAATGTAAAAAACAAGTTAGAAATATAGCTAACAGTAGTTTATTCTTAACCAATTTGACCACAGACTTATTGGACTTATCTAAGTTTGAATCAGGAAAAATGACCTATAATTTTAATAAAACCGATCTAGTATCCTTAGTTCGTGATGTTGTGCGTCAGTGTAAAATATTGTATTTATATGGAAAAAGACTGAACATAACTTTCAAAACTAATGATAAGGCTGCTTTTATCCTTGGTGACCGCATGCAGATAATAAGATTATTAATGAATTTATTTAGTAATGCAATAAAATATACCGATACCGGTACAATTACTGCAATTTTACAGTTTGTAGATAAGGCTGAGGCGCATTACTGGCAGTTTAGCTTAATTGATCAAGGAATTGGTATTCCTGAACATCAATTGCAATCTATATTTGATGCATTTAATCGTGGTGAACAGTCATCATCAAATATAGTAGGAACGGGTCTGGGACTTGCCATTTGTAATGAGATAATTGCGCTCATCATGGAGCTATCTGGGCTGAGAACAATCCTAAACCGCAATTAG